One Argentina anserina chromosome 6, drPotAnse1.1, whole genome shotgun sequence genomic window, GCTAATTTGCTAAGTGCTCTTACTCTGCTTTCACTTGTGTGCCATTGAATTTTTATTCTTTGTAATTTACTTGCATCCCCATAGCAAATATCTTACTATGGTATCATGGTTAGGAGTTTGACTGATATTTTGACACATGAATTCCAGACACATTATGAAGAGCTTCGGTTTGAGGCAATGGACAGTGCTATTTGTCAATGGATATGAAGGAGAGGCAGCGTTGGAGACCTGATGAGGATGCATTGTTGCGTGCATATGTGAAACAGTATGGACCAAGGGAGTGGAACCTTGTATCACAGCGCATGAACACACCCCTCAACAGGGACGCCAAATCTTGCTTAGAAAGGTGGAAGAATTATCTAAAACCAGGCATCAAGAAAGGATCTCTTACGGAAGAGGAGCAGCGCCTTGTTATTTGCCTCCAAGAGAAACACGGTAATAAGTGGAAGAAAATCGCTGCTGAAGTCCCTGGTCGTACTGCTAAAAGATTAGGCAAGTGGTGGGAAGTGTTCAAAGAGAAGCAGCAGAGAGAACAGAAGAACAACAAGACGGTTGTTCAGCCTATCGAGGAGGGCAAGTACGATAGGATTCTTGAAACTTTCGCTGAGAAGCTAGTCAAGGAGCGTCCAGCCCCATATCTCATGGCCACTTCCAATGGGACCTTTCTTCACAACGAAGCGTCTCCAGCACCGCCTATGCTTCCTCCCTGGCTTTCAAACTCAAATGTTACCTCAAACGTCAGGGCACCATCTCCTTCTGTTACTTTGAGTCTGTCACCTACAGTTGCATCCTCTCGAGCCTCTCCTCCAATCCCCTGGCTGCAGCCTGATAGAGGACCCGAAAACAGTTTTGCACTAAACAATCTGCCTCCTCCTAGTTCAGTGCCTTGTGGAGAAAATTTCGTGATATCTGAGTTGATGGACTGCTCAAGAGAGTTGGAGGAAGTGCACCGTGCTTGGGCAGCACATAAAAAGGAAGCGTCATGGAGGTTAAGAAGGGTAGAGTTGCAACTGGAATCGGAGAAGGCTTGTCGAAAGAGGGAGAAAATGGATGAGATTGAGGCTAAGGTGAAGGCTCTAAGGGAAGAGCAGAAGGCTGCTCTGGATAGGATCGAATCAGAATACAGGGAACAAATAGCAGGACTAAGGAGAGATGCCGAAATGAAGGAGCAAAAGTTGGCTGATCAATGGTCTGCGAAGCATATGCGTCTCACTAAGTTTCTTGAGCAGATGGGCGGCAGACCCAGGCATGCTGAGCCTAATGGCCGGTGAGAAATGCAGTCATAACTCATCTAGATTGTATGAGGCCTGGgcttataatttatttttatcctCCTCTTCTTTCAACTCGTGTGTATCCTCTTCTGAAATGCTCTCTATAGGTTCCTAATTACGTGTACTCTCTTCGTATTGCCTGGACTCGGATGAATATAATGTCGTATTTAACCTACAATATTAGCAGCTATAATAACTTCATTTGGATTGAGAGTTGTTGCCTGGCCTCATCTTTCCACACATTAGAAATGACACTTACATATACCTTCGTATGCACGGAATGTGAGCAGCAAGAAAAACATCTTTCGTATGAGATATTAGACCGGGTACTTGGTAGAACGAGGTAGACCAAACCTCGTTTTGAGTATAGTTAGTTGACTACCTCGACAACTAGCATAATCATCTTCGACATGAACAGCTTTTAACTTTGGGCCACAGCCCAACCACACAAAAAGACACCACAGCCCACTGGCACTTGTGGATAGAGCAGAAAAGCAatagaaaggaaataataatcctgaattaaaaaaatgtgaAGAATCATAACAATCAACAATTTGGTTTATATGCACGCAACCTGTAAC contains:
- the LOC126797643 gene encoding transcription factor AS1 — protein: MDMKERQRWRPDEDALLRAYVKQYGPREWNLVSQRMNTPLNRDAKSCLERWKNYLKPGIKKGSLTEEEQRLVICLQEKHGNKWKKIAAEVPGRTAKRLGKWWEVFKEKQQREQKNNKTVVQPIEEGKYDRILETFAEKLVKERPAPYLMATSNGTFLHNEASPAPPMLPPWLSNSNVTSNVRAPSPSVTLSLSPTVASSRASPPIPWLQPDRGPENSFALNNLPPPSSVPCGENFVISELMDCSRELEEVHRAWAAHKKEASWRLRRVELQLESEKACRKREKMDEIEAKVKALREEQKAALDRIESEYREQIAGLRRDAEMKEQKLADQWSAKHMRLTKFLEQMGGRPRHAEPNGR